The nucleotide sequence AAAATTACCATAGCCGAACCTGAACCTAAAATAAAAGAGGGGGATGTTATAAAGTGTTTTTTGCCCTACAGTTTTGCTTTTTTAGATGATGGCTTATTTGAAACCGAAAACATATATAATACTCTTACATTTTATAGTGAAAATTTAGAAGATTCTATTTTGTTGTCTTTAGTAAGATAAACCCGAATATTTTTTTTATCAATATTTTTTTACCCTTTACCTATTAAAATTTATATGTTATTATATATCTTGTGAATTTTATATAAACATTTTTGGAGGAAAATATGAATAAAAAAGTAATAAAAGATCTGTGCTTTCTTTTTATATTGTATATTCTTGTTTTTTTGATAATTTCTTACACCGGTAAATTTCTTTTCAAAAATTTTTATAATTACTATTATACCTTATTCGTTAAATATAATGGAATTTTCGGTAGTTTATTATTTTTACTGTTTATAATCATTTTCTATTTATTTTATTCAAAAGATTTAAAGATAATATTTACTTATAAAAAATTAAATTTCTCTGTTATTATAAAAGGGATGATTTATCTGTCATCAATTACGATGATATATTATATAATATCCTTTATTTTTGATAATTCTTTTCTTTTTAATTTTTTTAAATATTTTAATGATGTTTTAACGGGTAAAAAAAATATTACTGTATATGATATTTTGGTTTTAGAAAAATTGCAAAGACCTCGTTTTGAACCTTTTATGCTTATAAGTACCGTAATCATTGGCCCTATTTTTGAAGAAATATTTTATAGAGGACTTCTGTATAATAAATTAAAAGAAATAAGCAATGTATTTATTGCTGTATTTATTTCTTCAATATTTTTTGCTTTTTTACATATACCAGGTTATGGATTTAATATAAAAATGTTTTCTCTTGTGCTTGACGGAATTTTATTGACTTATTGTTATGAAAAAACAGATAATATTTATGTTCCTATTCTTGTTCATTCAATTAATAATTTTTTTATATTTTTATTTCAGTATGTATATTTTTATTTTTTAATAATTATTTATTTTATAATTTTTATTATGGCTCTCATAATCCTGATAATTGATGTTATTAAATATGTAAAGGTGCGAAAAACTTTTAATGAAGTAAAAACCGATACTTTAGCCGAATACTAATTCTTTATTGATAAAATGTAACCGAATGTTCTCAAAACAATCTCTACACCTGAATCCCTAGCTCATCTATATCCAAGCCGGATTTTTGTTCAAAGTATTTTTTTAGTTCGATGTGTTTGTTCCATTTGTCTTGGGGATAATAGCCGTGGCGTTTTTTTACATCGCTCATTCTCTCTTCTATTTTTGCAGAGCCTTGAGGGAGAGCAATGCTGTCGCATAGCTGAATGAGTCTGTCGTAATCGTCATATTCGTATTCGTCGATAAGGTTTTTTATTTTTTTATATGCTTCAGAGCTGACATCGTTTTTGCCGATGTAGGTTTCTATTTTTTTTATAGAAAAAGAATGAGTTATACATACTCGGGCAGCCTCATCATAGCCTAATTTCATAAGATACTCATAACCGTCTATTACATGGGCTAGACCTGTTATACCTTCCCTCCGTCCTATATCGTGAAGAAGTCCCAAGATGTAGGCCTTGACAGGATCCAAGTCCTTACAGGTTGAGGCAATTTTTTGCGCACACTTGGCTGCAACAATGGAGTGTTCTCTCCAAGGGCCGGGATTTTTTAAATAAGCTTCTTCAAGTAATCTTTCTGCTTCTTCTTTAGAAGGTAACATTTTTTATCCTTAAAATAAAACCGCCTAACCCTTAATAAAGGCTAGGGCGGTTTTTTCTCATTTTATTTTCCCGAAATTGTAATGCCTGTAGAATGCATCCACGGAACTATTGCGTTTCCGTAGTCTACTTTTTCTTTTGAAACGGAAATTATATCGCTGAACATCTTTACGATGTTTCCTGCTATCATCGTTTCGGAAAGAGGTTTTGTAATTTCGCCGTTTTCGATGAGGTAGGAATTTTTTGCAACGCCCGAAAAGTCTCCGTTTGCGGCAGGGTTTCCGCCTGAAAAACGGCCGAGCAAAATTCCCTTTTTGACGTTCTTAATCATATCGGCCTTTGCCGTATTTCCGCTTTCGATGATTAAGCCTTCTCCTCCAGAAACACAGCGCGGAAGGCCTGTTTTTTTAGAACCGTAAAGCCCTAAAACAAAGTCTTTTAAAACGCCCTTTTCGATGAGTGTTTTGTTTTCGGCCTTAAAGCCGTCTCCCGTGTAAAGGCTTTCAAGTTCAGTGCCCGCCGGCTTTCGGGGAAACGAATGGAGGGTAAATAAATCCGATAGTACTTTTTGGTTTAATTTATCCTTCCAAATAGATGTGCCTGTAATGAGGGGCATATCTCCCATAAAAAGCCCCAGCATAGTACCTGCAAAATCTATCATACTCATAGGAGTTATAACTATATCCCCTGTAAAGGAACCTGAAAGAGGTGAGGTAACCGTTTGACCGCAGTTTTCCCTCATAATCTCATCGAGGTTTCCCCAGTCCTTTAAGGGCTTATCCAAGTTAAGGTGAGCGGCTCCGCTATAGTTAAAGCTGCTCGTACCCTTGCCGTCTTTTGCAAAGAACATTGCCGTAAAATTGTATATGCCTGAGCTTTGTGTAAAGCGCACTCCGTTTGAGTTTGCAAAGTTTTGTTCGCTTCGTGTAAAGTCCAAAACACATTGATTTAATTGTAAGGTAGGGTAGGCCGATTTTGTATAATCCAAAAATTCTTTTAGCCTCTCATACATTTTTTCGTTATTGGGTTCCGTATCGCCGTAGGAAAGAGTTTCTCCCTTTTGCATAGGTGAAATATCGTTCCCATCATCCTTTTCGGAAGAACGAGAAAGAGAAACAGCCTTTGCTGCATTTTCTTTTAATGTCTTTTCGCTTAAATCGTTTCCTGCAATATAGCCCTTTTTGGTTTCTACAAGGGAGGTCATCGAAACGGAAATATCCGTCGTGCTCCTGTAAAGGCTTAAACGGCCCGCATCAATATTCATTTCGCTTTTTACGCTTTTTGAAACCCTTGCCGTAGCCTTATCGGCGCCCTCTTTTTTAAGGGCATACAAGATAAATTCCGCATGTTTTATTCCGTCAAATCCGCTCATTATTCCCGTCCTCCTACTCCGATTTTACACTTGATTGCGGGGCCGCCCATTCCTACATTGATGAGCTGCTTTTTTCCGCACATGCCGGCATTGCTCCAACTCATATCGTCGCTTACCATTGTTACGGTTTTAAGCATGTCGAAGGCTACTCCCGCTATAGTGCAGTCCTTTACGGCCCTGCCGATTTTTCCATTTTTAATTTCATAACCGAGCACTACGCCGAACATAAATTCGCTTGTAGAGTCAGCCTGCCCATTCGATGAGCGTACAAAATAGTAGCCGTCATCAATGCTCGCTATCATGTCCTTTAGCTTATCCTTTCCGGGGAGAATTGCGGTGTTCCGCATACGCACCAAAGGCTCATCCGAAAACTCATTTGCACGGGCGTTCCCTGTAGGGTCTACCTTGAAGATGGCTGCCGACTGTTTGTTATGCATATAGGATCGTAAGATTCCGTCCTTTATTATAACGGCATCCTTTGCAGCAACTCCCTCATCGTCTATCCAGATAGGAACGGGGCATATTTTGCCCTTACACTCGTAGGCAAAGTCTACGAGTGTAACCAATGGAGTCGCAACTTCCTTATTCATAAAGTCTGCCGCAATGGAACCGGACATTACGAAGTCCGATTCTGTGGTATGTCCTATTGCTTCATGGGCAAGAATACCTGCAAGGTCGGGGCCGAGTACAACATCGTGAATACCGGGCTTGGCATAGACTCCGGCCGCCTTTTGTTTTAGGTTTTCAACCATTTCGTCTATTTTAGAATAGTAAAGATTAGGCTTATCGAAGAGGTTTTTAAATTGACCGTAGCCTCCGAATACATCGTAGAGGCCTATGGGCTGGCCTTCCGAAAGGAGCTTAAAGCTCATCATTAAATTTGCCCTTGAAATATAGGTGTGGGCATCGGCCTTATCCGAGGTAATAAGATGCCTTTCGGTTCCGTTGGCCGAGATGTTAAAAATTCTTGATTGAAGTTCGGGATATTTTTTTGCCGTGTAGTTTTCAAGGTCTTTGATAAAGTCTATAGCTTCCTTTTGATCGGCATCCTTGGAAGGATCGTATTTTCCGTAGGTGCCTTGCCCCGTAAAGGCCGGAAGCTCAGCTTGACCGCTTCCCGTTTTTTTGGCTAAAAACTTAACATTTTCACTTGCCGATTTTATAGATGAGGCTATGGCCTCGTCCGTTTGTTCAGGCGATGAGGCAAAGCCCCATACCCCATCCTTAAAAGAGCGGGCACAAACTCCGGCTTTTCGGGATTGAACATTGTTTACAAGATCACCGTTTAGGGCTGCTACCGACATAGCCGTGTTTTCTTGAACCCTAAGTTCGGTGTACTCCGAAAAAAGCTTCGCATGGCTCTTTAAATCATCAAATCTCATGACATACCTCCATAAAACTAAAAAATTTTATTCTTCTTCAAATTTATTGTTAAAAATAGTTTCGATTGCCTCGCTGGCTTCCTTTTCATCAGGCCCATCGCAGGTAAGAGTGAGCTCTGTGCCGTAGGCGGCAGCCATAGTTATAATTCCTATTACGGACTTGGCATTGATTTTTGCATCTTCCTTGCATAAAAAAATCTCCGAAGAAAAATTATTCGATTTTTGTGCAATAAGAGCTGCCGGGCGGGCATGTATTCCTGCCCGATTTTGAACCTTAATAGTTTTTGAAATCATAATTTAATCCTTTTAATATGTATCGTCATCAGTGTAGTAGGGTGCCCTTGCCGAATCTGTTTCGATCCATCTAAGAACATTTCTGCTGAATTCTCTTGCAGAAAAATACCCCATACTCTTTAGTCTTTCATTTTTAGCTGCCGTTTCTAAAATAATCGGCACATTCCTTCCGGGTTTAACCGGTATTTCCAATAGAGGAATTTTAACATCAAGAATTTCCGTTGTAAGTTCCTCAGTTCCCAATCTATCATAAACCTTTTCGGCATCCCATTCTTCAAGCTTTGCAACCAGCTGAATCTGCTTTACTTCTCGTATAGCTCCTATACCGTAAAGCTGGCGTATATTTATTATGCCTAAGCCCCTTATTTCCATGTGATGGCCTATAATCTTATTGGCTCCCCGTCCTACAAGGGTGTTTCCGTTTATGCAGGAGATTTCGACCACATCGTCGGCTACGAGGCGGTGTCCTCTTTCGATGAGTTCAAGAGCCGTTTCGCTTTTTCCGACTCCTGAGCTGCCCATTATGAGAATGCCTAGGCCGAAAACTTCAACCAAGACTCCATGTAAAGAAATTCTAGGGGCAAAGGTATTCGATAGGATTCGTAAGAGGCGTAAGGCCAGTTCATTTGAAGAAAGAGTTGAAGTCAAAATAGGGCAATTATGCTTATCGCTTATTTCTAAAAATTCCTTTGGAGGTTTTAAATCGTTTGAAAATAAACAGCATGGAATCTTAAAAGAAAACATTTTTTCGATTGTGGACAGGTCTTTTTTTTCCGTAAGGGTGGCAAGATAGGCGTATTCTCCTCGTCCGAAAAGCTGAACTCTTTCATTTGCAAATGAATCGAAAAAGCCTGAAAGGGCAAGCCCCGGACGGTTGATATTGGGTTCCAGAATCTTATTGGAAAGCCCCATTCTTCCCGATACACAGGTTAATTCAAGGGAGTCATGTTTTTTAAGGTCTAATTCCAAAAGATTGAGCACCGAAAAGCTTATGTTAGCCATGTTTTTAATATACACATTTAAGGCTGTTTTGTAAACAGACTTTGCCTGATTTTCGGTTGTTTTCATAATTTAAAATTTATGAGTTTAAAATAAAAAAGGGAGCCCTTTTAGAGCTCCCCCAAAATTAAAAATTTAAATTAAGCTTACTTCTTTTCTTGAACCTTGTCCTTTTCTTTTTTGACTTTTTGGTCGGCTATATCCATCATTTTATTGACGCCGGCCTCAAACTCATAGTTTTCGGTTGAAACATGGGCCGTGCCCCCCCACCTAAAGTTAATTGTTGTGTCGTAGATAAACTTTTTATCCAGTTTGATAAAGCACTGAATATCGGTAATAAGATTATCCGCATATTCGATTCTTTTAAACTTTTGATCCAGATATTTTTTCTGATCCTCGTCCATCGTAAATTTTACTGCTTGAATATTAATGTTCATAATTTCCTCCACACAATTTCATTGTACTTATAGGATACTACACTTTTGCTTAAAAGTCGAGCTTAAAATACGGATAAATAGTAAAAAAATGAAATTGAGCGGAAAACGGGTTTTACTAAAAAACTAGAGGCCTCTCGGGGCCTTTGCAGGGTCGATGGGCTTATTTTTATCATAGACCATAAAGTAAAGCCTTGCTTTGCCTGTGAGCAATTCTACTCCCAGCTCTCCCAGCTTTTGGCCTACTGCTATAGTATCTCCCTTCTTTACGGCGATTTTTTCCATTCCGCCGTAAACATAGATGTGTTTTGTCTTAGATTGAACAAATACGACCTGACCGAAGCCTCGGTGAGGGCCTGTGGATACGACTTTCCCTGAGCTTACAGCCTTTACGGCCTGTCCTTTTACCGAATCTATAACTACTCCTGTAATTTTACCTGAAAGATAGGCAACCTTTGAGGCCGGAACGGGCCAAAGGAGCTTGGAATCGGCTTGCTTTGTAGAAGTGCTCGGCTTTACGGCCTGAGTTTCCTTATCGGAGCCTGCCTTTGTAATTGAGGTTTTTTCTTGCTTGCCGTCTTGAGGTACTTTGCTCTCCTGCTCTTGGGCCGTGCCTTGGGATTTTCCTTGAGGGATTTTTAAAATTTGGCCTATTTTTAAGGGCGTTTTTTCGTTAAGTCCGTTTAGTTTAAGGATATCGGAAAATTTGACGCCGAATTTTTTTGCCAAGGCATAAAGGGTATCTCCTTTTTGTATCACATGGGTGATCTCCTCCGAACCGGTCTTGGCATTAGTTTTTTTATCGTTTTTTGCAGAACTTTCTACCGAAATTATGAGTTTTTGCCCTATCTTTATCTTTGAAGGATCGCTTAAGTTGTTTTTTTTGAGAATAGAATCTATAGGCGTATTATATTTTTTGCTGATAGAATAAAGAGTGTCTCCTTTTTCGATTATATGCACGATATCTTCTGCAAAGCAGAAAAATGAGAACAAAATAAAAAATACAGGCCTTAAGATGTTTTTTTTATACATTAAGCCTCTGTTGGAGGGGTAAACATATCAACCATAAAAGCTAAATCTTCCGGAGAGAATTCAAGGTTCTTTTCCTGTACCCTTTCTTTATTTGTAGTATTGAGTTTTTGCAATAGGCTAAAAACTATATATGTTAAGATAACGTTTCCTGCCTTTGGATGAGCATTTATATATGCCGTAAATTGTTCTTTAGATATAAGCAGGATTGTCGAAGGATCTAAGGCGTTTACGGTGGCCGTTGCAGGCTGATCTTTAAATAGGGAAGTTTCACCGAAACTTGCATTGTTTTGTAAAATACCTATTTTCACATCTCCCCATTTTCCGCTTTTTACTATTTCAAGTTTTCCGCTCAATAATACAAAAAAGCCATTGTTTTCGGTACCTTCGGTAATAATGCTTTCTCCTCGTTCATAAGAAAGAATTTCAGAAAAATCTATTATCTGCATTAAATCCGAATCTTCAATGCACGAAAAAATAGCGGTTTGTTTTACTTCTTGAAAAAAAATGTCTCTATCCATTTCTACCTTGTTCATGTCTACTCCCAATTATCGGTATGCATTAAAAAATACATCCGTGCTTAAATTATTTATCTTTGTTCCTACAGGATAAGCTCCCAGTATATTTTTACGGCCTTCTTCCAAATGTTTGGAGGTAATTCCGTATTTAATTGAGCTTTCAGCCTCAACAAAGGCTGCTATCTGATCGGCAACCCTTACCAAGCGTCCATCAGTAGCCTTAAATTCCTTATCGGCATATTTTTGCGATAACTCTTCAAAGCTTACAATTTTTACCTGTTTGTTTACAATAACCCTGTTTTCAAATTCATCGGATATATAATACATAACCTCATCTATAAAAGATTCGTCCATCAATGGTAAAAGCTCGTCCTTTACTATGCGATCTTCGATTTCTTTTACGACAGCGGGCAAGTGATCCGTTGCCTGTTTTACAGGTGAAATGATATCCCTTGTAACCGCTTCAGGAAGATCATGAAATAGGGCCGAAAAAAAGTTGTTATATCTTCTTTCATTATTAATGTCTAAATCGTAGCACATTAAAAGGGTTAGGGCTGCAACATAAAAGGAGTGGCCCAGCACTGTTGTTGGAGGAACTCTCGGCGTCTGGTTCCAGCGGATCTGAAACCTCAATTTTTCTATTTCGGTTATAAGTTTATGAGGATTTTGGTTTGCAAGGAGAAGTTGAATGCCTGTTAAATCCATAAACTCGCAGATTTCTTCCTTTAAAAAGCCGTCAATTTCGGTTAAACGGAAAGCTTCGTTTACCGGTTTAAGCATTTCAAATTCTCTTATTGTGGAATATTTATGAGCGGCCCGTGAAACCTTCCATGTTATATCGTCTTTATCGGGTTCTTCAAAAAGGTAAGAATGAAATTTAGCCTTAAATTCTCCGTCGGGAAAAATATCATTATATTTTTCGAATATCCATTCGTTAATTTTTTTGTATTCTTCAGGGTATTCTTTTCGGATTCTTCTTTGAACAGGTGCCTTTATATCGCAAAGGGCTATTTTTCTTAAAATATCGAAAACGGAACCGTCGATTATCCTATCCCAATCGATTTTTTTACCTTTTTTTTCTTCGTATTTTCCGATTATATAGGCTAAAAAGGTCTTTTCGGCTGTTTTATCCATTTCGACTATTTCAAAGGGCCGGATAAGATCGTTCCAGCGCTGGATTGAGAAAGCCTCAAATAATTTTAAAACGGTTTTTGTCGTAAAAATCATTTTTTAGGTTTATCCTTTTGCTTTAGATCTTTTTCCATCTTATCTTTCCAGATTTCGATTTTGCGTTTGATTTCTTCAACTTCCCTGTGCTCATTTAAAACCATGTGCACCCTTCTTAAGCCTTCCAAAAAAAGGATTGCAGTGCGGAAGTCGCTTATATTGTTTGTAACAATTTCGTATTTTTCGCGGTATTTGTCGGCAGCTTTGGTAAAAAGTTTTTTTACAAGCCTAAGATGATATATTACGGTATCATAATCCTCCGCATGAGGGTTTAAGCCCGTTTGGCTTATTTCTTTTAGATCCATTATGTTTTTTGCAACTACTGCAAAACGGGCTTCTATGTCGATAAAGGACCAACGCCATTTGGTATTTTCCCCGTATGCATCTATTACCAAGTTTATTACCAGGCCCAGTTTTCGTATAAGATAGTATCTTTGTTTTTCGGTAATCTTGGAAATTTGTGCAACACCTTCTTCATATTCGGAAAAAGGAGCATCTATAAGGTCGGTTACAATTTCTTCAAGATAGATTATGGGCTTATACAGGGTTTTTCGTGCTTCATTGAGAATGTTTTCGTTTTTTCCGCCGAGGAGGGCTACCGATAGCCTGAATTTGGCCAGATAAAGGGTTGCCAAGTAAATCATCTCATCGGCAAGTACCAGCCTTTTATAAGCGGCACCGAATGTGTCTTTTTTTATAAGCGAAAGAATATTTTCTTCATGTTTTAAAACTTGGTTTATTACCTGATCATATTCATAAACCCGTTTTGTATAAAGTTCTCTGTTTCCGCTTTTTTCCCCGTCCACAATAATCTCCTCTATCGGACATATTTTAACAGAAGCTCTTCAGCATGTCTGAGAGAAGCCTCACTTAATTCGTCTCCGGCCAGCATTCTTGCTATTTCTTCAAGCCTCGCCTTGCCTGAAACAGCTGCTGCCGAGGTTTTGGTAGTTTGCCCTATCGTATTTTTTTCTATCTTAATATGATTATCGGCATGAGATGCGATTACCGCAAGGTGGGTAATACAAAGAATTTGCTTTTTTTTCGACAGCTTTTTCATATGTGAAGCTACATTTACAGCAACTTCTCCGCCGATGCCGGTATCGATTTCATCAAATATTAAGGTGTCCGCTTCATCTCCTTCCGCAAGTACCGTTTTTAAGGCAAGCATAACGCGAGAAAGCTCTCCCCCCGATGCAATCTTTGCAAGAGGCCTTAAAGGTTCACCGGCATTGGGGCTTATCATAAATTCGATATCGTCAAAACCGTAAGGATTTGCCGAAAGCCTGTTTCCCTCAGGGAGTCTAGTGTCCACCCGCACTTGGAATTTTGTTTTGGGCATTCCTAAATTG is from Treponema denticola and encodes:
- a CDS encoding CPBP family intramembrane glutamic endopeptidase, which translates into the protein MNKKVIKDLCFLFILYILVFLIISYTGKFLFKNFYNYYYTLFVKYNGIFGSLLFLLFIIIFYLFYSKDLKIIFTYKKLNFSVIIKGMIYLSSITMIYYIISFIFDNSFLFNFFKYFNDVLTGKKNITVYDILVLEKLQRPRFEPFMLISTVIIGPIFEEIFYRGLLYNKLKEISNVFIAVFISSIFFAFLHIPGYGFNIKMFSLVLDGILLTYCYEKTDNIYVPILVHSINNFFIFLFQYVYFYFLIIIYFIIFIMALIILIIDVIKYVKVRKTFNEVKTDTLAEY
- a CDS encoding HD domain-containing protein — protein: MLPSKEEAERLLEEAYLKNPGPWREHSIVAAKCAQKIASTCKDLDPVKAYILGLLHDIGRREGITGLAHVIDGYEYLMKLGYDEAARVCITHSFSIKKIETYIGKNDVSSEAYKKIKNLIDEYEYDDYDRLIQLCDSIALPQGSAKIEERMSDVKKRHGYYPQDKWNKHIELKKYFEQKSGLDIDELGIQV
- a CDS encoding TldD/PmbA family protein; this translates as MSGFDGIKHAEFILYALKKEGADKATARVSKSVKSEMNIDAGRLSLYRSTTDISVSMTSLVETKKGYIAGNDLSEKTLKENAAKAVSLSRSSEKDDGNDISPMQKGETLSYGDTEPNNEKMYERLKEFLDYTKSAYPTLQLNQCVLDFTRSEQNFANSNGVRFTQSSGIYNFTAMFFAKDGKGTSSFNYSGAAHLNLDKPLKDWGNLDEIMRENCGQTVTSPLSGSFTGDIVITPMSMIDFAGTMLGLFMGDMPLITGTSIWKDKLNQKVLSDLFTLHSFPRKPAGTELESLYTGDGFKAENKTLIEKGVLKDFVLGLYGSKKTGLPRCVSGGEGLIIESGNTAKADMIKNVKKGILLGRFSGGNPAANGDFSGVAKNSYLIENGEITKPLSETMIAGNIVKMFSDIISVSKEKVDYGNAIVPWMHSTGITISGK
- a CDS encoding TldD/PmbA family protein — encoded protein: MRFDDLKSHAKLFSEYTELRVQENTAMSVAALNGDLVNNVQSRKAGVCARSFKDGVWGFASSPEQTDEAIASSIKSASENVKFLAKKTGSGQAELPAFTGQGTYGKYDPSKDADQKEAIDFIKDLENYTAKKYPELQSRIFNISANGTERHLITSDKADAHTYISRANLMMSFKLLSEGQPIGLYDVFGGYGQFKNLFDKPNLYYSKIDEMVENLKQKAAGVYAKPGIHDVVLGPDLAGILAHEAIGHTTESDFVMSGSIAADFMNKEVATPLVTLVDFAYECKGKICPVPIWIDDEGVAAKDAVIIKDGILRSYMHNKQSAAIFKVDPTGNARANEFSDEPLVRMRNTAILPGKDKLKDMIASIDDGYYFVRSSNGQADSTSEFMFGVVLGYEIKNGKIGRAVKDCTIAGVAFDMLKTVTMVSDDMSWSNAGMCGKKQLINVGMGGPAIKCKIGVGGRE
- a CDS encoding HPr family phosphocarrier protein, translating into MISKTIKVQNRAGIHARPAALIAQKSNNFSSEIFLCKEDAKINAKSVIGIITMAAAYGTELTLTCDGPDEKEASEAIETIFNNKFEEE
- the hprK gene encoding HPr(Ser) kinase/phosphatase, whose amino-acid sequence is MKTTENQAKSVYKTALNVYIKNMANISFSVLNLLELDLKKHDSLELTCVSGRMGLSNKILEPNINRPGLALSGFFDSFANERVQLFGRGEYAYLATLTEKKDLSTIEKMFSFKIPCCLFSNDLKPPKEFLEISDKHNCPILTSTLSSNELALRLLRILSNTFAPRISLHGVLVEVFGLGILIMGSSGVGKSETALELIERGHRLVADDVVEISCINGNTLVGRGANKIIGHHMEIRGLGIINIRQLYGIGAIREVKQIQLVAKLEEWDAEKVYDRLGTEELTTEILDVKIPLLEIPVKPGRNVPIILETAAKNERLKSMGYFSAREFSRNVLRWIETDSARAPYYTDDDTY
- a CDS encoding HPF/RaiA family ribosome-associated protein, which gives rise to MNINIQAVKFTMDEDQKKYLDQKFKRIEYADNLITDIQCFIKLDKKFIYDTTINFRWGGTAHVSTENYEFEAGVNKMMDIADQKVKKEKDKVQEKK
- a CDS encoding M23 family metallopeptidase, yielding MYKKNILRPVFFILFSFFCFAEDIVHIIEKGDTLYSISKKYNTPIDSILKKNNLSDPSKIKIGQKLIISVESSAKNDKKTNAKTGSEEITHVIQKGDTLYALAKKFGVKFSDILKLNGLNEKTPLKIGQILKIPQGKSQGTAQEQESKVPQDGKQEKTSITKAGSDKETQAVKPSTSTKQADSKLLWPVPASKVAYLSGKITGVVIDSVKGQAVKAVSSGKVVSTGPHRGFGQVVFVQSKTKHIYVYGGMEKIAVKKGDTIAVGQKLGELGVELLTGKARLYFMVYDKNKPIDPAKAPRGL
- a CDS encoding cyclic nucleotide-binding domain-containing protein, yielding MNKVEMDRDIFFQEVKQTAIFSCIEDSDLMQIIDFSEILSYERGESIITEGTENNGFFVLLSGKLEIVKSGKWGDVKIGILQNNASFGETSLFKDQPATATVNALDPSTILLISKEQFTAYINAHPKAGNVILTYIVFSLLQKLNTTNKERVQEKNLEFSPEDLAFMVDMFTPPTEA
- a CDS encoding HD domain-containing protein; translated protein: MIFTTKTVLKLFEAFSIQRWNDLIRPFEIVEMDKTAEKTFLAYIIGKYEEKKGKKIDWDRIIDGSVFDILRKIALCDIKAPVQRRIRKEYPEEYKKINEWIFEKYNDIFPDGEFKAKFHSYLFEEPDKDDITWKVSRAAHKYSTIREFEMLKPVNEAFRLTEIDGFLKEEICEFMDLTGIQLLLANQNPHKLITEIEKLRFQIRWNQTPRVPPTTVLGHSFYVAALTLLMCYDLDINNERRYNNFFSALFHDLPEAVTRDIISPVKQATDHLPAVVKEIEDRIVKDELLPLMDESFIDEVMYYISDEFENRVIVNKQVKIVSFEELSQKYADKEFKATDGRLVRVADQIAAFVEAESSIKYGITSKHLEEGRKNILGAYPVGTKINNLSTDVFFNAYR